A genome region from Vallitalea okinawensis includes the following:
- a CDS encoding right-handed parallel beta-helix repeat-containing protein: MAILIVPSAEFPTIQSAVAVAMPGDIVEILQGTYNENIEVQNKNDIIIRGKKTESIGLLAMDQSSIGINIRHDSSKITVQNMNIFNFSAGILISGDKCKLIDLGINNSIFNGIEVRGNKNSIINNRLIQNLVGVGFDGDSNIITNNVFLGNTAAGISNTETPTHENIIKTNSIGQSQVGILLNAKGSSNNKFLNNIIAINASGFIVKNQCNRISSNIIRNNQQDGLNILSNNNVVTKNVINVNQNGVVVVGNKNRITNNVIKNNEFEDIINTGKGNDIRDNE, from the coding sequence GTGGCGATTTTAATAGTTCCTTCAGCTGAGTTTCCTACTATACAATCTGCAGTAGCTGTTGCTATGCCAGGTGATATTGTAGAAATCTTGCAAGGAACATATAATGAAAATATCGAAGTGCAAAATAAGAATGATATTATAATTAGAGGTAAGAAAACTGAAAGTATTGGACTTTTGGCTATGGATCAATCGAGTATCGGTATAAACATAAGGCATGACTCAAGTAAAATAACAGTTCAGAACATGAACATCTTCAATTTCTCTGCTGGCATTTTAATAAGTGGTGACAAATGCAAGCTTATCGATTTAGGTATTAATAATAGTATATTTAATGGTATAGAAGTACGGGGAAATAAAAATTCTATTATTAACAATCGACTAATACAGAATCTTGTGGGAGTAGGTTTTGATGGCGATTCGAATATAATCACAAACAACGTATTTTTAGGAAACACTGCTGCTGGTATTTCTAATACAGAGACACCAACCCACGAAAACATTATTAAAACCAATTCCATTGGTCAATCACAAGTAGGTATTTTATTGAATGCCAAAGGATCATCAAATAATAAATTTCTAAATAATATAATTGCCATTAATGCTTCAGGCTTTATTGTGAAGAATCAGTGTAACAGAATTTCCTCAAATATCATTCGTAATAACCAGCAAGATGGTCTCAATATCTTATCTAATAACAACGTTGTAACAAAGAATGTTATTAACGTCAATCAAAACGGTGTTGTTGTCGTTGGTAATAAAAATAGAATAACTAACAATGTCATCAAAAATAATGAGTTTGAAGACATCATCAATACTGGTAAAGGGAATGATATACGAGATAATGAATAG
- a CDS encoding coiled-coil domain-containing protein → MKKFFYMSSLFLLIILGSVSVRSTMKSTSLANKVKDLESEVANSVILIDELEDSVYNLTNVNNELLDKLNTYSDQLKQSDTTIAELEEELTGLNIVLKDISPLSISERYLMGLWSAKPLDQDEVSFADKGNFSNEKLINLSPYISDQLKQVYYNISIGVGIYEFAEAMNREIKPSKIEVTLRTEYENRIAYDYILYFDNLQDQDNNKVVNFTGSLVTIKDGDRWVVDTDNTLTVFGQMSSYMTRQGITW, encoded by the coding sequence GTGAAGAAATTTTTTTATATGAGTAGTTTATTTTTATTAATCATTTTAGGATCTGTATCTGTCAGAAGTACAATGAAAAGCACTTCCCTAGCAAACAAGGTTAAAGATTTAGAGAGTGAAGTAGCTAATTCAGTTATTCTAATTGATGAATTAGAGGACTCAGTATATAACTTGACCAATGTAAATAATGAATTACTTGATAAGCTTAATACATATAGTGATCAATTGAAACAATCAGATACCACTATTGCTGAATTAGAAGAGGAGTTGACAGGTCTAAATATAGTATTGAAAGATATCTCGCCATTGAGTATAAGTGAAAGGTACTTAATGGGGCTTTGGAGTGCGAAACCTTTAGATCAAGATGAAGTCAGCTTTGCTGATAAAGGCAATTTCTCCAATGAAAAATTAATAAATCTAAGTCCATACATATCTGATCAACTAAAGCAAGTTTATTACAATATTTCTATTGGAGTTGGCATTTACGAATTTGCTGAAGCTATGAATAGAGAGATTAAACCGAGTAAAATTGAAGTGACTTTACGTACAGAATATGAAAATAGAATTGCTTACGACTATATTTTATATTTTGATAATCTTCAAGATCAGGATAATAATAAAGTTGTTAATTTTACTGGCTCATTGGTTACGATTAAAGATGGGGATAGGTGGGTTGTTGATACAGATAATACTCTTACGGTTTTTGGACAAATGTCTAGTTATATGACCCGTCAAGGAATTACATGGTAA
- a CDS encoding deoxyribonuclease IV: MAIKIGSHVSMSGGLIKSAQEAASYDANTFMIYTGAPQNTRRKPIEDLKIEEGYAFMKEHGLSDIVIHAPYIINLASYKEEIYELAISFLAEEIRRTEALRSNYIVLHPGSYTQKDVDYGIDRIADGLNNILTPETKPFVCLETMAGKGSEVGKSFEELARIIDKVQHSDKIGVCFDTCHTHDSGYDIVNNFDAVLEEFDRVIGLDRLKVFHINGSLNTMGARKDRHANVDAGDDNPRGKDHIGFDALYNIVHHDIAKDKPLILETPWLDKKTNLYKEEIHILREGR, translated from the coding sequence ATGGCTATTAAAATTGGTTCCCATGTATCCATGTCAGGAGGATTGATAAAATCAGCTCAGGAAGCTGCCTCCTATGATGCTAATACCTTCATGATTTATACTGGTGCTCCACAAAATACACGCCGTAAACCTATAGAAGATCTGAAAATAGAAGAAGGATATGCCTTTATGAAGGAACATGGCTTGTCAGATATTGTAATACATGCGCCTTATATCATAAATTTAGCTTCCTATAAAGAAGAAATCTATGAGCTAGCCATCTCTTTCTTAGCTGAAGAGATTCGCCGTACAGAAGCATTAAGATCAAACTATATTGTATTACACCCTGGCTCTTATACCCAAAAAGATGTCGATTATGGTATTGATCGTATTGCAGATGGACTTAACAATATTTTAACACCAGAGACAAAGCCTTTTGTTTGCCTTGAAACCATGGCTGGAAAAGGATCTGAAGTAGGGAAATCTTTTGAAGAGTTAGCACGAATTATTGACAAAGTTCAGCATTCTGATAAAATCGGGGTTTGCTTCGATACTTGCCATACCCATGATAGTGGTTATGATATCGTTAACAATTTTGATGCTGTTTTAGAAGAATTTGATCGAGTAATTGGTCTAGATCGCCTAAAAGTTTTTCATATTAATGGTAGTTTAAATACTATGGGGGCCAGAAAAGATCGCCATGCTAATGTTGATGCTGGTGATGATAACCCTCGTGGAAAAGATCATATTGGGTTTGATGCTCTTTATAACATCGTTCATCATGATATAGCTAAGGACAAACCTTTAATTTTAGAGACTCCTTGGTTGGATAAGAAAACGAATCTTTATAAAGAAGAAATCCACATATTACGAGAAGGTAGATAA
- the ymfI gene encoding elongation factor P 5-aminopentanone reductase has translation MRKVVLITGSTRGIGRAIALKYAQMDYDIIINGLHSVDALHALKDEITVTYQVNCLAYVTDVANYQKVEEMFKDIYSHYESIDVVINNAGTAHIGLFTDLTEDEWDSIMNINLKSIYNVCKQAIPAMVRQQRGNIINISSMWGITGASCEVAYSASKGAVNSLTKALAKELAPSHIRVNAIAPGVIKTDMNKWLDDTEMRALKEEIPMGRFGHPEEVADCCYYLSSKDSSYLTGQIITLDGGMI, from the coding sequence ATGAGAAAAGTCGTGTTAATTACTGGTTCTACGAGAGGGATTGGAAGAGCAATTGCTTTAAAGTATGCGCAAATGGATTATGATATTATTATTAATGGTCTTCATAGCGTTGATGCCTTACACGCACTAAAAGATGAAATAACAGTTACGTATCAAGTCAATTGTCTTGCTTATGTAACGGATGTTGCTAATTATCAGAAGGTTGAAGAGATGTTTAAAGATATTTATTCCCACTATGAATCAATTGATGTTGTTATCAATAATGCTGGTACTGCTCATATAGGCTTGTTCACAGATTTGACGGAAGATGAATGGGATAGTATTATGAATATTAATCTGAAGTCCATATACAATGTATGTAAACAAGCTATTCCAGCTATGGTTCGACAACAAAGAGGTAACATCATTAATATATCATCCATGTGGGGAATTACAGGTGCTTCCTGTGAAGTTGCTTATTCAGCATCAAAAGGTGCGGTGAATTCGTTAACAAAAGCTTTGGCTAAAGAACTAGCACCAAGTCACATTCGTGTTAATGCCATTGCTCCTGGTGTCATCAAAACGGATATGAATAAATGGCTAGACGATACTGAGATGAGGGCTTTAAAAGAAGAAATACCCATGGGTAGGTTCGGTCATCCAGAAGAAGTAGCAGATTGTTGTTACTACTTATCAAGTAAGGATTCCAGTTATCTTACTGGTCAAATTATCACCTTAGACGGTGGAATGATATAA